Proteins from a single region of Candidatus Binatia bacterium:
- the ampC gene encoding class C beta-lactamase, with protein sequence MLAIAPAVPRAAAAGDAPTAIRDVVNRVIPTLMANDDIPGVAVGITFAGSEYFFEYGLASKKPNRPVTRDTLFEIGSITKTFTATLASWAQVEHRLALSDETAKYLPFLHGSSFGRVSLIDLGTHTPGGLPLQVPAGITTEAQLLDWLKKWRPAYPPGTYRTYSNIGIGMLGLITAKSMDRDFSALVEQQLFPALGMTSSFLTVPTSKMADYAEGYAQDGGPVRMSPGVLWPPAYGVKSTAADLIRFVEANMGLLELDGTLQRAITQSHMGYFRAGPMIQDLIWEQYPYPVSLEALLEGNSPHMIFDATPVTRIKPPEEPRGRVWINKTGSTNGFGAYVAFVPEKRLGIVILANRSYPIADRVTAAYRILTSLTKE encoded by the coding sequence CTGCTCGCGATCGCACCGGCGGTGCCGCGTGCCGCGGCAGCGGGCGATGCGCCCACGGCGATTCGCGACGTCGTGAACCGCGTCATACCTACGCTGATGGCAAATGACGACATCCCGGGCGTTGCCGTCGGCATTACCTTCGCGGGCTCGGAGTACTTCTTCGAGTACGGCCTGGCCTCGAAGAAACCGAACCGGCCGGTGACGCGCGACACACTGTTCGAAATCGGATCGATAACCAAGACGTTCACTGCGACGCTGGCCTCCTGGGCGCAGGTCGAGCATCGCCTCGCCCTGTCGGACGAAACCGCGAAATATCTGCCGTTTCTGCACGGCAGCTCGTTTGGGCGGGTGAGTCTGATCGATTTGGGCACTCACACTCCGGGAGGCCTGCCGCTGCAAGTTCCCGCGGGCATCACGACCGAAGCTCAGCTGCTGGACTGGCTGAAGAAGTGGCGGCCTGCGTATCCGCCCGGCACGTATCGGACGTACTCCAACATCGGGATCGGGATGCTCGGTCTGATCACGGCCAAGAGCATGGATCGGGATTTTAGCGCTCTCGTCGAGCAGCAACTGTTTCCCGCACTCGGCATGACGAGCAGTTTCCTGACCGTTCCGACATCCAAAATGGCCGATTACGCAGAGGGATACGCCCAGGACGGCGGACCTGTCCGTATGTCACCCGGGGTGCTGTGGCCGCCGGCGTATGGCGTGAAGTCGACGGCCGCGGATCTGATACGCTTCGTCGAAGCCAACATGGGCCTGCTCGAGCTCGATGGCACGTTGCAGCGAGCCATCACCCAGTCACACATGGGGTACTTTCGAGCGGGTCCGATGATTCAGGACTTGATCTGGGAGCAGTACCCGTATCCGGTTTCATTGGAAGCGCTGCTGGAAGGCAACTCTCCCCATATGATCTTCGACGCAACGCCGGTCACGCGAATCAAGCCTCCTGAAGAACCCCGGGGCCGTGTCTGGATCAACAAGACCGGTTCGACCAACGGCTTCGGCGCCTACGTCGCCTTCGTCCCGGAAAAACGGCTCGGAATCGTGATCCTGGCGAATCGAAGTTACCCGATTGCGGATCGCGTAACCGCCGCGTATCGGATCCTTACGTCACTCACGAAGGAATAG
- a CDS encoding helix-turn-helix domain-containing protein, with protein sequence MARWSPPYASPLTGLIERIWYFEGTMTYPRERVFPDGAAELIVMLDEPHRDGDSESLEPFPAICINGLRTRPSVVVAPPGRCRVIGVTFFPLGAALFLQSTMSDLLDVTIDVRDALGTVSQELGERCTAAAQSSAWNTGRNAAATVRAAARWTSRRIGTARGDALVQWATRSIREKRGALSLDKLGAVLGVTRAQFAQRFCEYTGLSPKRFARIVRFQHALALLGSGEDIATVAAELGYYDQPHMYRDFAEFARMSPGEFLSANRYPASASLAEH encoded by the coding sequence GTGGCGCGATGGTCGCCGCCGTACGCTTCGCCGCTCACCGGATTGATCGAACGCATCTGGTACTTTGAAGGTACGATGACGTATCCGCGCGAGCGCGTCTTTCCCGATGGCGCCGCGGAGCTCATCGTCATGCTCGATGAGCCGCACCGCGACGGCGACAGCGAGTCCTTGGAACCTTTCCCCGCCATCTGCATCAACGGACTCCGCACCCGGCCCTCGGTGGTCGTTGCTCCACCCGGTCGCTGTCGCGTCATCGGTGTTACGTTTTTTCCGCTTGGTGCGGCCCTGTTCTTGCAGTCAACGATGTCCGATTTGCTCGACGTGACGATCGACGTGCGCGACGCTCTCGGCACTGTTTCGCAAGAACTGGGCGAACGCTGCACCGCCGCCGCGCAAAGCTCCGCTTGGAACACTGGTCGGAACGCCGCCGCCACCGTTCGTGCCGCTGCACGATGGACCTCTCGTCGCATTGGGACGGCGCGCGGCGATGCGTTGGTGCAGTGGGCTACGCGATCGATTCGCGAAAAACGCGGCGCGTTGTCATTGGACAAGCTCGGCGCCGTCCTGGGCGTGACGCGGGCACAGTTTGCGCAGCGCTTTTGCGAGTACACCGGCCTCTCGCCCAAACGTTTCGCGCGAATCGTCCGCTTTCAGCACGCGCTCGCGCTGCTCGGCAGCGGCGAAGACATCGCGACGGTGGCTGCGGAGCTCGGCTACTACGACCAGCCGCACATGTATCGTGACTTCGCCGAGTTCGCGCGGATGTCGCCCGGGGAGTTCCTCTCCGCCAACCGCTATCCGGCGTCCGCCAGCCTCGCCGAGCACTAG
- a CDS encoding PQQ-binding-like beta-propeller repeat protein, which translates to MFSVRQWLTGWASLSVWCAGIPHADAADSTMFRVNAEHSGVYASRAPTLSSVRWRFRTGGSIISSPAVSGGAVYVGSNDGSLYAVRQSDGRRIWQYATRGEVTSSPAIADNTVYFASTDGYVYAVGAQTGTLSWRFETGGERRFQAPGIHGIKPAGQMMADPFDMFVSSPTIVGQTVYIGSGDHNVYALDARTGAVRWRFATGNVVHATPAIAGGTLYVGSWDRNFYALDAATGALRWKFQTGDDQKIHNQVGIQGSASVADGIVYFGCRDSHLYALDARDGALRWKHDEFGSWVVATPAIYDDAVYFTTSDEHKFFALDAFGGKTLFQDPYATFAYSSPSIAGGVAYYGTFDGLLYAVDARNGEVRAVFQTDGARKNRAAHLDSNGNLDLNTFYPSDTIDGVTIGIAKIFTLGSIVGAPAIADGVLYVGSAEGTLYAID; encoded by the coding sequence ATGTTTTCCGTGCGACAGTGGCTGACCGGCTGGGCGAGCCTATCGGTGTGGTGCGCGGGCATCCCTCATGCGGACGCGGCCGACAGCACGATGTTTCGGGTAAATGCCGAGCACTCCGGCGTCTATGCATCTCGGGCACCGACGCTAAGTTCCGTGCGGTGGCGCTTTCGAACCGGCGGAAGCATCATCTCCTCGCCCGCCGTTTCGGGTGGAGCAGTGTACGTGGGGAGCAACGACGGCAGCCTTTATGCCGTCCGCCAGTCCGATGGCAGACGAATCTGGCAGTATGCAACGCGGGGCGAGGTAACGTCGTCCCCGGCGATCGCCGATAACACGGTCTACTTTGCAAGCACCGACGGATACGTCTACGCCGTCGGTGCACAGACCGGCACATTGAGCTGGCGTTTCGAGACCGGCGGCGAGCGGCGTTTTCAAGCGCCTGGCATACACGGAATCAAGCCTGCGGGTCAAATGATGGCGGACCCCTTCGACATGTTCGTCTCCTCGCCGACGATCGTCGGCCAAACGGTGTACATTGGGAGCGGCGATCACAATGTCTACGCGCTGGATGCGAGGACCGGCGCCGTTCGGTGGCGGTTCGCCACCGGCAACGTCGTGCACGCGACCCCGGCAATCGCAGGTGGAACGCTCTATGTCGGCAGTTGGGACCGAAACTTCTATGCGCTCGACGCCGCGACGGGCGCCCTGCGCTGGAAGTTCCAGACGGGCGACGATCAAAAGATCCATAATCAGGTCGGAATTCAGGGCTCGGCGTCGGTAGCCGATGGCATCGTCTATTTCGGCTGCCGCGATAGCCATCTGTACGCCCTGGACGCCCGCGATGGAGCGCTGCGCTGGAAGCACGACGAGTTCGGGAGCTGGGTGGTAGCTACGCCCGCGATATACGACGACGCAGTCTACTTTACCACATCCGACGAACACAAATTCTTCGCGCTCGACGCGTTCGGCGGCAAGACCCTATTTCAAGACCCCTACGCGACCTTTGCGTATTCATCTCCGTCGATCGCCGGCGGGGTCGCATACTACGGAACGTTCGACGGCTTGCTCTATGCAGTGGACGCTCGCAACGGCGAAGTCCGGGCCGTTTTCCAAACCGATGGCGCTCGAAAGAACCGCGCGGCACACCTCGATTCGAACGGCAACCTCGACCTGAACACGTTTTATCCAAGCGACACCATCGACGGCGTTACGATAGGGATCGCGAAAATCTTTACATTGGGTTCGATAGTCGGAGCCCCGGCAATCGCCGACGGCGTGTTGTACGTGGGCAGCGCTGAGGGAACGCTCTACGCCATCGACTAA
- a CDS encoding DUF1203 domain-containing protein, with protein MISFRITGLAPESFKHLYGLSDAELASHGVLRYVVEDTPGFPDRVEMRDLEVGERALLLNYTHLDAASPYRSSHAIFVREGATQRYDRVNEIPDVMRIRPVSLRAYDVDHMMLDADLVEGRAIEALIERFFSDPKVAYIHVHNAKPGCYSGRIDRA; from the coding sequence ATGATATCCTTTCGCATCACCGGTCTCGCACCGGAATCCTTCAAGCACCTTTACGGACTAAGCGACGCGGAGTTGGCAAGCCACGGAGTGCTGCGCTACGTCGTCGAAGATACGCCCGGCTTCCCGGATCGAGTCGAAATGCGCGACCTCGAGGTCGGAGAACGCGCGCTACTGCTGAACTACACGCATCTGGACGCCGCATCGCCCTACCGGTCGAGCCACGCAATCTTCGTCCGCGAGGGCGCCACTCAACGTTACGATCGCGTTAATGAGATTCCCGACGTCATGCGGATTCGCCCCGTGAGCCTACGGGCATACGACGTGGACCATATGATGCTCGACGCAGACCTCGTCGAGGGGCGCGCGATCGAAGCCCTCATCGAGCGTTTCTTTTCCGATCCGAAGGTCGCGTACATCCACGTACACAATGCCAAGCCGGGCTGCTACTCGGGGCGCATCGATCGCGCCTAG
- a CDS encoding VOC family protein — protein sequence MNKTQIMTVQSIYPSVRYDDAAVAIGWLKRALGFEEHEVCADDDGSVVHAELKLAGNLIMLGSVKDDPYGKSPRSLGGVTGGVYIALEGPEAVDAAYARAKAAGAEFVRELSDTDYGSHDFGVRDPEGHIWSFGTYGPAV from the coding sequence ATGAATAAGACACAAATTATGACCGTGCAAAGCATCTATCCAAGCGTCCGCTACGACGACGCCGCCGTGGCCATCGGTTGGCTCAAGCGAGCCTTGGGTTTCGAAGAACACGAGGTCTGCGCCGACGACGACGGGAGCGTCGTGCACGCCGAGTTGAAGCTTGCCGGCAATCTGATCATGCTCGGAAGCGTCAAGGACGATCCCTACGGGAAGAGTCCCCGGAGTCTCGGCGGCGTCACCGGCGGAGTCTACATCGCGCTCGAGGGCCCGGAGGCCGTCGATGCCGCCTATGCCCGCGCGAAAGCGGCCGGCGCCGAATTCGTCCGCGAACTCAGCGACACCGACTACGGCTCACACGATTTCGGCGTGCGCGACCCAGAGGGTCACATCTGGAGCTTCGGCACCTATGGCCCCGCCGTATGA
- a CDS encoding GYD domain-containing protein, producing the protein MAKFLVHASYTPEGAKGLVKSSASRRREAVEELCKSLGGKLETFYFTFGEDDAVLIIDLPDAEAALAVGFAVRASGMVHSKTTVLIPVEEVDRAIQRHVKYTPPGA; encoded by the coding sequence ATGGCTAAGTTCTTGGTCCACGCCAGCTATACGCCCGAAGGAGCGAAGGGACTTGTGAAGAGCAGCGCCTCGCGGCGGCGCGAGGCCGTCGAGGAGCTCTGCAAGTCGCTAGGCGGAAAGCTCGAAACCTTCTACTTTACGTTCGGCGAGGACGACGCGGTGCTCATCATCGACCTGCCGGACGCCGAGGCCGCGCTCGCAGTCGGGTTTGCCGTTCGGGCCTCGGGGATGGTGCACAGCAAGACGACCGTGTTGATCCCCGTCGAAGAGGTGGATCGGGCGATACAGCGGCACGTTAAGTACACTCCGCCAGGCGCGTAG
- a CDS encoding YfbM family protein, translated as MSMNATFVQVDAVELARFQRDPSLVEGLFQGETVMPDVFLKLSKTMEDRVRTAGPQMLAEGLARMDPSLRALLAERLGKKAGEVLQGDDLLKFMQERRSRLSAQQPDVRKARPTLSLDKAWHGVHYLLCGEVEPGATLLSQAVLGGTTLGDDDEGFSGYGPARYFTPSQVAEIAEALNRPDLEAEFAARFDPKRMSDLGIYPGWQGSDADWVLDGFRSLRDFYSKAAADGHAVVTCLV; from the coding sequence ATGTCTATGAACGCGACGTTCGTTCAGGTTGACGCAGTCGAGCTTGCGCGATTCCAGCGCGACCCGTCATTGGTCGAGGGACTGTTCCAAGGAGAGACCGTGATGCCCGATGTCTTCCTGAAGCTCTCGAAGACCATGGAGGATCGGGTGAGGACTGCCGGTCCGCAAATGCTGGCCGAAGGCCTTGCGCGGATGGATCCATCGCTGAGGGCGCTGCTCGCCGAGCGGCTCGGCAAAAAAGCCGGCGAAGTCCTTCAGGGCGACGATCTCTTGAAGTTTATGCAAGAACGGCGGTCCCGACTTTCGGCGCAGCAGCCAGATGTGCGCAAGGCGCGACCCACGCTGTCGCTCGACAAGGCGTGGCACGGCGTCCATTACCTTCTGTGCGGCGAGGTCGAACCCGGAGCGACGCTCTTGAGTCAGGCGGTCTTGGGCGGCACGACGCTCGGCGACGACGACGAGGGGTTCTCGGGCTACGGACCGGCCCGGTACTTCACTCCATCGCAAGTAGCGGAGATTGCGGAAGCGCTGAACCGCCCCGATCTCGAGGCGGAATTCGCCGCGCGCTTCGACCCCAAGCGGATGTCGGATCTCGGAATTTATCCGGGTTGGCAAGGCTCGGATGCGGACTGGGTCCTGGACGGCTTTCGCAGCCTACGCGATTTCTATTCGAAAGCGGCCGCCGACGGACACGCCGTCGTCACCTGTCTCGTCTAA